In Halomarina salina, one DNA window encodes the following:
- a CDS encoding HFX_2341 family transcriptional regulator domain-containing protein — translation MHVISEVHIVPLGYEYDRIIGPIREYGVDVVYLLEHDGPPNERVDYHDDLKAELREEAEVRSQTVDLMDIYDVLGAVTTVAADHPEDIVRVNVSSGSKLSAVGAAIACMCTDATPYYVHPEGYAHADREERQSYGYAGDEVLPSYPIEAPTRDQVATMEFLAETNTDQRTAKKKDLIEYAEAAELSFIAENEPANDKAKFALLNANVVEPLVEDGYIDVEQVGRRKQVTLTDTGHDALRAFRHKL, via the coding sequence ATGCACGTCATCAGCGAGGTCCACATCGTCCCCCTGGGCTACGAGTACGACCGCATCATCGGCCCGATTCGGGAGTACGGCGTGGACGTGGTCTACCTGCTCGAACACGACGGTCCCCCGAATGAGCGCGTCGACTACCACGACGACCTGAAGGCCGAACTCCGCGAGGAGGCGGAGGTGCGGTCGCAGACGGTCGACCTGATGGACATCTACGACGTGCTGGGGGCGGTGACGACCGTCGCGGCCGACCACCCCGAGGACATCGTCCGGGTGAACGTCTCCAGCGGGTCGAAGCTGTCGGCGGTCGGCGCGGCCATCGCCTGCATGTGCACGGACGCGACGCCGTACTACGTCCACCCCGAGGGGTACGCCCACGCCGACCGGGAGGAGCGCCAGAGCTACGGCTACGCGGGCGACGAGGTGCTCCCCTCCTACCCCATCGAGGCACCGACGCGCGACCAGGTGGCGACGATGGAGTTCCTCGCGGAGACCAACACCGACCAGCGGACGGCCAAGAAGAAGGACCTCATCGAGTACGCCGAGGCGGCCGAACTGTCGTTCATCGCGGAGAACGAACCGGCCAACGACAAGGCGAAGTTCGCGCTGCTGAACGCCAACGTCGTCGAACCGCTCGTCGAGGACGGCTACATCGACGTCGAACAGGTCGGGCGGCGCAAGCAGGTGACGCTGACCGACACCGGCCACGACGCGCTCCGAGCGTTCAGACACAAGCTCTGA
- a CDS encoding HalOD1 output domain-containing protein, whose product MTVSVDFMFLLSCRSGMPQGTGAFPPSVAVIEAVATREEIEPMDLEPPLNDVIDPDALDALCRGESMNGFVVFSYCGYTVTVDADGSIEVEEQPFDAATTRQSSPTAVSE is encoded by the coding sequence ATGACTGTATCCGTTGACTTTATGTTCCTGTTGTCCTGCAGGTCGGGTATGCCTCAGGGGACCGGAGCATTTCCACCGAGTGTGGCCGTTATCGAAGCGGTGGCCACGAGGGAAGAGATCGAACCGATGGACCTGGAACCACCGCTCAACGACGTCATCGACCCGGACGCGCTCGACGCGCTCTGCCGTGGTGAGTCGATGAACGGGTTCGTCGTGTTCTCGTACTGCGGGTACACGGTGACCGTCGACGCCGACGGGAGTATCGAGGTCGAGGAGCAGCCGTTCGACGCCGCGACGACCCGACAGTCGTCGCCGACGGCCGTCTCGGAGTAA